Sequence from the Dehalococcoidia bacterium genome:
AGCCTGGCAGACCGGTAAGCGTCAGGCTGAGGCCATCTGCGCCAGGCCGGAAGGGCGTCTCTGCGGGGACCGCGGCCACGCCCTGGGGCTCGGCGAGACGCTCGAGGAGGTCACCCATGAGCTGGGAGAGGCCCTGGAGGTGGGTTACGAGGCGGTCGAGGGAGCCGGCAAGCGTGACGAGCTGGTCGCCGAGCTGGCGCCGCTGCTCCTTGTCCTCCTCGAGTTGCATTTCTACGCGCCGCGCGAGTTGATCGATGGCCGCGCGGGCCTCGGAGAGCTCGGCGGTGGCTGCGGCGATGCCCGACCCGGCGAGGATCGCATCCTGTAACTCAGCAAAGGCGCGCGCGAAAGAAGAGGCGATGCGAGCAGACGTTTCCTGGTCGGGCATAGATTGGCTTTCCGACAATCTGTCCTCTGGGCAGGCCGCCTCTTGCGGCGTATCGCGTCCGGGGTCTGGGGAATTATCGGCAGGCCATGCGACCCGGATAGGCCATCCCTCGACCGCGGACGCGAATTATATCGCGATTGTAAGCCGCTCTATGCTTACAGGGTGAACTCGGGCGAGCACCACAAGACCTTGCTGCGAACCCTGATAGAGGCGACAGGCCTCTCGCGGCGCAAGGCGTTCGCCGCGATCCGCGAGGGCCGGGTCAGCGCCGGCGGCCGGATAGTCACCGACCCGTCCAGTCCGTTCCCGGGCGGGGAACTCGCGCTTGACGGGCGTCCTCTGGCACACCGGCGGGCGCCGAAGGTCTATCTCCTCCTGCACAAGCCGGCCGGATACCTGAGCGCGGTCTCCGACCAGCGCGGCCGCTCGACTGTGCTGGACTTGGTCCCCGTGGAGCTGCGAGTGCCGGGGCTGCACCCGGTCGGCAGGCTGGACCGGGACACGACGGGCCTGCTCTTGCTGACGAACGACGGTGACTTTACCCAGCGCCTGACACACCCCAGCCACCTCGTGGAGAAGGAGTACTGGCTGAGTTGCCGCCCCCGCCTGAGTGAGGCTGCGCTCGATGCGCTGCGCCGGGGCATCGAAGTAGACGGCCGGCTGCGGGTGCCGGCGGATGTCCGCCGCCTCCCCCCGGCGACCGGCTTCGAGATTGCGATCACGCTGCGCGAGGGGCGAAAGCGCCAGGTGCGCCGGATGGTGGAGGCTGTCGGGGCGAAAGTGCTAAAGCTGAAGCGCGTACGAGAGGGCGCCCTGACCCTGGAAGGGCTTCCCGAAGGACAAGTGCGGGAGCTGGCGCCGGAGGAGGTGACGGCGTTCCTGCTAGAGGGGGCCGGACCTCGGACCGTTAGCGCGGGCGCGAAGGCGTCGCAAGGAAGAGAAGTCCGACGCCGATCACCATCACGGCCACGCCCGCCGCGACCGAGCGCGCGGCCCGTTCGCTAGACAGGCCCGCCTCGCCGGTATTCGGCGGCGTGATGGAAGCCCGGGGAGGAGCAACGGACGGCTCCGGGGCCGGGGCGGGAGCCGGACCCGGCTCCGTTGGCGCCGGGATGCCGGCAAAACTGCGTTCGGTGCCGTTCGGCGTTGTGCCGGGGAGGAACCCCGGGGGCACGTAGACCTGGCCTCGCAGCTCTCCGCCCGGATGGTCCTTCGTGTATACGGTCACGTAGTAGTTCCCGGCTACGAGGTCAGCAAGCTCTTCCGGTGTGAGGTGCAGGCGCCCGGAGGTGACGATGAAACCGCTGCCGGCCAGGTGGCGCACCACCGGCCCTTCGCCGCCGGGCGGGCCGTAACGCAGGTCCGCGCCCTCTACGAGCGTCCCGGAGATTCCCTTGACGTCCACGGTGTAATCCGCCTCGAGCCGGTCTTCGCTGAAGAAGAAGCGGACGAACCCCCAGGCACCCGTCTCCACGGGCGGGACAACGTTGAAACCGTACATATCCGTCTGGAAGACGAAGGGCGCCTCGCCGGCGGCGCTGAACGGCGCAGCGAGCGATACGACAAGCATGCCCAGGGCGACCAGGAGGATTCGGCGCGTCATGCTCCTGCTTTCGCGGATGCCCGTCTCTCATACCGAGGGCGGGCCTCGCTGATATTATCGGAACAGCCGAGATTGGCGGGAGCAGGCGATGACGGACTACGCCCGGGCCGACATCCTGGTGGACGGCGACTGGCTGCAGCGGCGCCTCCAGGACCCGCTGGTGCGGGTAGTCGACTGCGACGGCACGGAGGCCTGGGCTCGTGCTCACATCGAGGGCGCGGTCTCCATCCCGGACAACCACCTCAAGGACCCGAACAACCGCCTCTTCACGCTGGACCCGGAGCAGTTTGCTGACCTCATGGGCCGCCTCGGGATCGGCGATGACACGACGGTTGTCGCTTACGACACCTCGGGTGCCCGGTACTCCGGGCGCCTGTGGTGGTGCCTGCGTTATTACGGGCACGAACGGGCGCGCATTCTGAACGGGGGCTGGCCGAAGTGGTTCCGTGAAGGACGGCCAGTCTCTATCGACAAGCCTCAGCCTCCAGCGGCAAAGTTCACGCCGCGCCCCAACCGCTACCTCTTCGCCTCGGCCGAGGACGTCAAGGCAGCCATCGGCAAGCCCGGTACGGTGATCCTCGACGTCCGCTCAGATGGCGAGTGGGAGGGGACGGAGACCCGGGGGAACCGGAGGACCGGCCGCATACCCGGGTCGGTGCACGTCGAATGGCTGAACAACGTTACGGCGGACGAGCTGCAACTCATGAAGCCAGCCGACGTCCTGCGCCGCATGTACGAGGAGGCCGGAGTCACGCCCGATCAGGAGGTCATCACCGTGTGCCAGGCCGGCGTGCGGGCCGCCCAGGCGGCTACGGTGCTCACGCTGCTCGGCTTCGACAGGGTCAGGGTCTACGATGGCTCCTTCGCCGAGTGGGGCAACCGTGACGACACGCCCATCGAGCGCTAGGACTCGGCGGCGCGGCTTTCCTGCTCCGACGGCCTCGTGAGCAGGGCAACGATGGCGAGCAGCCCCCAGGCGAAGGCGACCCAGGCGATCGACGGCCGGCGGCGCAGGAGCTTCAGGCCGTCTCCGAAGTCGTAGAAGGCGCGGCTCACCAGGGGCATAGTCGGTGAGGCGGCGGTCAGGATGTCGACGCCGGACATGACGTCGCGCTTCGCCATTTCCTGGATGGTCTCTTCGTCCATGTCTGTAAGCTCGGCGAAGCGCCTCGGCTGTGTGACAGACGCCACGGCGTAACCGATCGTCCCGAGGCCGAGCAAGTAGCGCAGCGCCCTGTGCAGGTTGGCTGTCCTCAACTAGCGCCTCCCGATGTCTCTCCCGAAGCCCGCTTATCATCATAGGTCAGAATGGACCTTACGGAGGCGCTCGGAGTCCGGCCGCGCGACGTCGTTGCCCTCGTCGGAGGTGGCGGCAAGACGACGGCCATGTACCGGCTTTGCGGCGAGGCCGCGGGGCGCGGCGCAAGAGCAGTCGCGTCCGGTACGGCTCGCTTCACGGCGCCGGCAGGCACGGCGGCAGCGCCCCTCATCGTCAACAAGGACGAGGACCGCCTGGTCAGCGATGTGTTGTCCGCCCTGGCGTCCGCGCCCTGGGTGATCGCCGCGACGGGTCATGGCGAGAAGGAGCGCCTGCTCCCGCTCTCCTTCGCGGCGGTCGAAGCGCTGGCCTCCCACGAGGTAGTGGAGTTACTGGTCCTCGAGGCAGACGGGTCGGCTCTCCGGCCTTTCAAGGCCCCGGCCGGGCACGAGCCCGTGGTGCCACCGCAGGCGACGCTCGTCGTGGCAGTCGCCGGCGCCGACGCGTTCGGGCGGCCGTTGAGCGAGGCCTTCGTGCACCGGCCCGAGCGTGTCGCTGCCCTGACCGGTGCCCGGATAGGAGAGCCGGTGACGCCACAGATGGCCGCTGCCGTCCTAGCCCACGCCGAGGGTGGGCGCAAGGGCGTGCCGGCCGGGGCGCGCTTCGCCGTGCTGATCAACAAGGTCACCGCGGCGAGGCGGGGTCCTGCGCGGGAGACGGCGCGCTTACTCCTGGAGCGCGGCGTGCCCCGGGTGGTGCTGGCCCAGGCGCGCCAGGCGGAGCCGGTCGTGGAGGTGCTGATGCCGTCGCT
This genomic interval carries:
- a CDS encoding pseudouridine synthase, which codes for MNSGEHHKTLLRTLIEATGLSRRKAFAAIREGRVSAGGRIVTDPSSPFPGGELALDGRPLAHRRAPKVYLLLHKPAGYLSAVSDQRGRSTVLDLVPVELRVPGLHPVGRLDRDTTGLLLLTNDGDFTQRLTHPSHLVEKEYWLSCRPRLSEAALDALRRGIEVDGRLRVPADVRRLPPATGFEIAITLREGRKRQVRRMVEAVGAKVLKLKRVREGALTLEGLPEGQVRELAPEEVTAFLLEGAGPRTVSAGAKASQGREVRRRSPSRPRPPRPSARPVR
- a CDS encoding CHRD domain-containing protein; this translates as MTRRILLVALGMLVVSLAAPFSAAGEAPFVFQTDMYGFNVVPPVETGAWGFVRFFFSEDRLEADYTVDVKGISGTLVEGADLRYGPPGGEGPVVRHLAGSGFIVTSGRLHLTPEELADLVAGNYYVTVYTKDHPGGELRGQVYVPPGFLPGTTPNGTERSFAGIPAPTEPGPAPAPAPEPSVAPPRASITPPNTGEAGLSSERAARSVAAGVAVMVIGVGLLFLATPSRPR
- a CDS encoding sulfurtransferase produces the protein MTDYARADILVDGDWLQRRLQDPLVRVVDCDGTEAWARAHIEGAVSIPDNHLKDPNNRLFTLDPEQFADLMGRLGIGDDTTVVAYDTSGARYSGRLWWCLRYYGHERARILNGGWPKWFREGRPVSIDKPQPPAAKFTPRPNRYLFASAEDVKAAIGKPGTVILDVRSDGEWEGTETRGNRRTGRIPGSVHVEWLNNVTADELQLMKPADVLRRMYEEAGVTPDQEVITVCQAGVRAAQAATVLTLLGFDRVRVYDGSFAEWGNRDDTPIER
- the yqeC gene encoding selenium cofactor biosynthesis protein YqeC, translating into MDLTEALGVRPRDVVALVGGGGKTTAMYRLCGEAAGRGARAVASGTARFTAPAGTAAAPLIVNKDEDRLVSDVLSALASAPWVIAATGHGEKERLLPLSFAAVEALASHEVVELLVLEADGSALRPFKAPAGHEPVVPPQATLVVAVAGADAFGRPLSEAFVHRPERVAALTGARIGEPVTPQMAAAVLAHAEGGRKGVPAGARFAVLINKVTAARRGPARETARLLLERGVPRVVLAQARQAEPVVEVLMPSLTA